The following are encoded together in the Theileria orientalis strain Shintoku DNA, chromosome 1, complete genome genome:
- a CDS encoding uncharacterized protein (SET domain containing protein) encodes MIANPYSKPYYTNTSRRQLDKDKMTNRFDYNNKSGNSSARGNTYLHCFSSDSDESVYKDDLTEFNNNSPSPPSQSSINCTPVRVQRYKRNSTGSSLNGEYNNSTDKHKRRKLSIGPCNPDPLDAAISPQNAPASQTPKQVRYVKKERSTKNGIIANNVEISTPEVSKREAVGSYNHTYSDQNVDSILTSYVDSLFGVEPYKYVHEHQPLKLFWLHNSELSGLMKVPSLSSLTNEHTNSEKIYMVFTDYSIDIIQDVTHLKTVEPRDEYTPFIIIYSYNLKSMYFKVVRRKIDDVSMVSLNKCSKDIEDCLSFDSTSARSSSSEGDDASYVFYRSYLYGKDEDSDPNRVRVFVHPSSKTSFDRRYLSLNSNRDSLSGTNYITLNSLKSEDLQNEQEKEENQEQRDSYSSDSESQFENSLQNNEEMDLPDELFDECRLLVGVDNSGKNSGHPDSIANYRSESVIKKNFAVYLDDGSGVPLSKEVLENLVKVNDEEGVLYRSGGMEFVEGQHLKIEFPTIYSRHFEYDYVTLHSDATLRSCFNFIKIVQTAESLSININKLAQFCPNIFWNLALVGDIESAIIELDPEVLRSLYRRKRTVNSENPRTRTKNATDALGYLDNNFTIMQNMFKRDAEEKIKKLLENDQQNAGGRTPRVVINKHAEDEDLVKALIDENGFVRKTTSVLSEKQKNIVYNECMRRNFYVPVHIKFDPNKGRGVFAAYKINKEDFLMEYKGELITEKVAKFRNNKYNKSKKYKGSFIFFFKHNGVRYGIDATEEDISFGPARLVNHSRKKANIVAKTMLSNNYPRLIFIAKRDIDSGEELLVDYGERDPNVIRENPWLLD; translated from the exons ATGATCGCAAATCCCTACAGTAAAccatattatacaaatacgAGCAGGAGGCAGCTGGACAAAGACAAAATGACCAACAGATTCGACTACAACAATAAGTCCGGAAACTCCAGCGCGAGAGGGAACACGTACCTACACTGCTTTTCATCAGATTCCGACGAGTCGGTGTACAAGGATGACCTCACGGAGTTCAACAACAACTCGCCGTCGCCGCCATCACAGTCATCGATAAACTGCACGCCAGTACGAGTGCAAAGGTACAAGAGGAACTCAACAGGGTCATCGCTAAACGGGGAGTACAACAATTCGACCGACAAGCACAAGAGAAGGAAGCTGAGCATAGGGCCGTGCAACCCGGACCCGCTGGACGCAGCAATTAGCCCGCAAAATGCGCCAGCATCCCAGACGCCGAAGCAGGTGAGGTACGTGAAAAAGGAAAGAAGCACTAAAAACGGAATCATCGCGAACAACGTGGAAATTAGCACGCCAGAAGTCTCGAAGAGGGAGGCGGTCGGCTCGTACAATCACACCTACTCGGACCAGAACGTGGACAGCATCCTGACCTCGTACGTGGACAGCCTCTTCGGAGTGGAGCCTTACAAGTACGTCCACGAGCACCAGCCGCTGAAGCTCTTCTGGCTGCACAACTCGGAGCTGAGCGGGCTGATGAAGGTGCCGTCGCTCTCGAGCCTCACGAACGAGCACACGAACTCGGAGAAGATTTACATGGTGTTCACGGACTACAGCATAGACATAATACAGGACGTGACA CACCTGAAAACAGTTGAACCGAGAGATGAGTACACGccatttataattatatactcGTATAACCTCAAGagtatgtattttaaagtaGTACGGAGGAAGATAGATGACGTAAGCATGGTCTCATTAAACAAGTGCTCGAAGGACATAGAGGACTGCCTGTCGTTCGATTCGACCTCAGCAAGGTCATCGAGTTCAGAAGGGGACGACGCGAGTTACGTCTTCTACAGAAGTTACCTCTACGGGAAGGACGAAGACTCGGATCCGAACAGAGTGAGAGTGTTTGTGCACCCGTCGAGTAAGACAAGTTTCGACAGGCGCTACCTGTCATTGAACAGCAACAG GGACTCGCTATCTGGGACGAATTACATAACGCTCAACTCGTTAAAGTCGGAGGATTTACAAAATGAGCAGGAGAAAGAGGAAAACCAGGAGCAGAGGGATTCGTACTCGAGTGACTCGGAGTCGCAGTTCGAAAACTCACTGCAAAACAACGAGGAAATGGATCTGCCAGATGAGTTGTTCGATGAGTGTAGGCTGCTGGTGGGAGTAGATAACTCAGGAAAAAACTCAGGACACCCAGACTCCATAGCGAACTATAGATCAGAGTCAGTAATCAAGAAAAACTTCGCAGTGTACCTGGACGACGGATCAGGAGTCCCACTGAGCAAGGAGGTGCTGGAAaacctggtgaaggtgAACGACGAAGAAGGAGTGCTCTACAGATCAGGGGGGATGGAGTTCGTGGAGGGGCAGCACCTGAAGATAGAGTTCCCGACGATATACTCGAGGCACTTCGAGTATGACTACGTGACGCTGCACTCGGACGCGACGCTGCGCTCGTGCTTCAACTTCATTAAGATCGTGCAGACGGCAGAAAGCCTGAGCATTAACATCAACAAGCTGGCGCAGTTCTGCCCGAATATATTCTGGAACCTGGCACTGGTGGGAGACATCGAGAGTGCAATAATAGAGCTGGACCCGGAGGTCCTGAGGTCGCTCTACAGAAGAAAGAGGACGGTGAACAGCGAAAACCCGAGGACGAGAACGAAAAACGCGACGGACGCACTGGGATACCTGGACAACAACTTCACGATCATGCAGAACATGTTCAAGAGAGACGCGGAggagaagataaagaagctgTTGGAGAACGACCAGCAAAACGCAGGAGGAAGAACGCCGAGAGTGGTGATAAACAAGCACGCAGAAGacgaggacctggtgaaggCGCTGATCGACGAAAACGGATTCGTCAG GAAAACAACAAGTGTGCTCTCGGAGAAGCAGAAAAACATAGTCTACAACGAGTGCATGAGGAGAAACTTTTATGTGCCAGTGCATATCAAGTTCGACCCAAACAAGGGAAGAGGAGTGTTTGCAgcatataaaataaacaaggagGATTTCCTAATGG AGTATAAGGGAGAGCTGATAACGGAGAAGGTAGCAAAATTTAGAaacaacaagtacaacaagTCAAAAAAGTACAAAGG GTCgtttatattctttttcAAACACAACGGAGTGAGGTACGGAATAGACGCCACGGAGGAGGATATTAGTTTCGGACCGGCAAGGCTAGTTAATCACTCAAGAAAGAAGGCAAACATAGTGGCGAAAACAATGCTGAGTAATAACTACCCGAGACTAATATTCATAGCAAAGAGAGACATAGACAG CGgagaggagctgctggtggactACGGAGAGAGGGACCCAAACGTAATCAGGGAAAACCCCTGGCTACTGGACTAA
- a CDS encoding importin beta, with protein MSQNINSEVFVSLLEALSSTDSAARSDADAKINTLKKHDLNGILRLTLNVMLTEPNDERRLQSIVLVRILLDLSKSGDTPKKTWNSVTTEVKALLKSSLLKSLESETQKSIRRNVCDTIADLCASSLEYNEWPELLTITIRLVENNNPVYKKSGLKLLGECFNYFVDELANHVDIVAQLIKSSLMNADASVRTEALCSISIAIESDLINLTSKLADTVPLILESLRQLLSSPDPTSRDELERSLAGIIMIVDNNAKILKQHIQLFFARMMELALGEGPAQNLDQELRCMALEALVTLPEKKPKMALSIPNFGIRMVNCLMTCMLDVQDEAYSEWLEKGEEMEDEQRLYDAGEEGLDRLGRALQNLDNCPLMDWVLSTASQYIQTPHWQHKFVGIMAISQTVEFLTDEEVEDRMPSIVKIMLEKLMDPDFRIRFAVCQTIGQIALDHQPYVQLNFYEEVLPSLITAFDDASPRVQSHALSAFVNFAEEVQKEHLLPFADVVVQRILLKINMHTNRQVREQAVTSIAVIAGVLEEHFIKYYNTIIPLMKEIIANCVKPEERTCRGKAIECISIIGMSIGKDVFLNDGIECMNALIQIMDQPTDPDDPVKDYVGEALGRFCTALGVNFVPFLPKIVPTLLRELTNCAKSVNEDEDMTLAMGLEGAGGLKTSMVDDLEMTLNLISNIVEELKDLYEEYIPSTAQAVLPLLTYVLTSDMKQRALSAMANMIEAKKMALDKRGGGREMLLDLVLNTMNTVLTDLEKSRKLDSMGTIPVDILSAEAGGLYKCLDCAGPGILNTNVLTVLSKKLLEIMETSSKIKAVYRKCREDKGLDQDEVLALEEDEEEEQTFRSSLLDLFAVIMKHHPEEFMVSCQGMCLAFATANLEKNVEDDVALALYLCDDMVEYLGQRVVSFWEKFLPHILKHVESRDANLRQSACYGVSQLAKIPEFSYLANEAATKLASAMRMKFPASAKNQQTANDNAVAALGDLIKYQGANLVDASNYLNLWLKSLPLKQDETEGRRVHKELMELVISKNPTILGPDNANLAQLAKIFISIYETDLSSEELNKQIIQLMKHLGQEFLKQLAPSLSKRLQMQLKIIAKLL; from the exons ATGTcgcaaaatataaatagcgAGGTTTTTGTTTCTCTGTTAGAAGCATTATCTTCCACGGACAGCGCCGCAAGGTCGGACGCAGATGCAAAGATAAATACACTAAAGAAGCACGATTTAAACGGGATTCTGAGGCTAACACTAAACGTAATGTTGACGGAGCCGAACGATGAGAGAAGATTACAATCGATAGTGCTGGTGAGAATTCTGCTAGACCTGAGCAAGTCAGGAGATACGCCCAAAAAGACGTGGAACTCAGTGACGACGGAAGTGAAAGCACTCCTTAAGTCGTCGCTACTAAAGTCACTGGAGTCGGAAACTCAGAAATCAATAAGAAGAAACGTGTGCGACACAATAGCGGACCTGTGTGCATCGAGCTTGGAGTACAACGAGTGGCCGGAGCTGCTGACAATTACAATCCGCCTGGTCGAAAACAATAACCCAGTGTACAAAAAGTCGGgactgaagctgctgggagAATGCTTCAACTACTTCGTGGATGAACTGGCGAACCACGTGGACATAGTAGCACAGCTCATCAAGTCGAGTCTGATGAACGCAGACGCATCAGTGAGAACAGAAGCACTGTGCTCAATATCAATAGCAATAGAGTCGGATCTAATTAATCTGACGTCAAAACTGGCAGATACAGTGCCGCTGATACTGGAGAGCCTGAGGCAGCTGCTCTCGTCACCGGACCCGACCTCTAGAGACGAGCTGGAAAGATCACTGGCAGGAATCATCATGATAGTGGACAACAACGCCAAAATACTGAAGCAGCACATACAGCTATTCTTCGCAAGGATGATGGAGCTGGCGCTGGGAGAAGGACCTGCACAAAACCTGGACCAGGAGCTGAGGTGCATGGCACTGGAGGCGCTGGTGACGCTGCCGGAAAAAAAGCCGAAAATGGCACTCTCGATTCCGAACTTCGGAATCAGAATGGTCAACTGCCTCATGACGTGCATGCTCGATGTGCAGGACGAAGCGTACTCGGAGTGGCTGGAGAAGGGAGAGGAAATGGAAGACGAACAGCGCCTCTACGACGCAGGAGAGGAGGGCCTGGACCGCCTGGGAAGAGCACTGCAAAACCTGGACAACTGCCCGCTGATGGACTGGGTGCTGTCTACTGCCTCGCAGTACATACAGACGCCGCACTGGCAGCACAAGTTCGTGGGAATCATGGCGATCTCACAGACGGTAGAGTTCCTGACGGACGAGGAAGTGGAGGACAGAATGCCCTCCATCGTCAAAATCAtgctggagaagctgatggACCCGGACTTCAGGATCAGGTTCGCAGTGTGTCAGACAATAGGGCAGATCGCACTGGACCACCAGCCCTACGTGCAGCTCAACTTCTACGAGGAGGTGCTCCCGAGCCTGATCACGGCATTCGACGACGCCTCGCCGCGAGTGCAGTCGCACGCGCTCTCAGCATTCGTCAACTTCGCGGAGGAGGTGCAGAAGGAGCACCTGCTGCCCTTCGCAGACGTGGTCGTGCAGCGCATCCTGCTGAAAATTAACATGCACACGAACCGCCAAGTGCGAGAGCAGGCAGTGACCTCGATAGCAGTGATAGCAGGGGTGCTCGAGGAGCACTTCATCAAGTACTACAACACCATAATCCCGCTCATGAAGGAGATCATAGCGAACTGCGTGAAGCCTGAGGAGAGGACGTGCAGAGGGAAAGCGATAGAGTGCATATCGATCATAGGAATGAGCATAG GTAAAGATGTGTTTTTGAACGATGGAATTGAGTGTATGAACGCACTGATTCAGATTATGGATCAGCCGACGGATCCAGATGATCCAGTGAAGGATTACGTGGGAGAAGCATTGGGACGCTTCTGTACGGCACTCGGAGTAAACTTCGTGCCGTTCCTGCCAAAAATAGTGCCAACGCTGCTGAGAGAGTTGACGAACTGCGCAAAGTCAGTGAACGAAGACGAG GATATGACACTGGCAATGGGACTGGAAGGAGCAGGAGGGCTGAAGACGTCAATGGTGGATGATCTGGAGATGACGCTGAACCTGATATCGAACATagtggaggagctgaaggacctgTACGAAGAATACATACCGTCGACAGCACAAGCAGTGTTGCCGCTGCTGACGTACGTGCTGACGTCAGATATGAAGCAGAGAGCACTCTCAGCAATGGCGAACATGATCGAAGCGAAAAAAATGGCGTTGGACAagagaggaggaggaagagaaATGCTGCTCGACCTGGTGCTCAACACAATGAACACAGTGCTGACAGACCTGGAAAAGTCGAGGAAATTGGACTCAATGGGAACAATACCAGTGGATATACTGTCAGCAGAAGCAGGCGGGCTGTACAAGTGCCTGGACTGCGCAGGACCAGGAATACTAAACACAAATGTGCTGACAGTGCTgtcgaagaagctgctggagatCATGGAAACGTcgtcaaaaataaaagcaGTCTACAGAAAGTGCAGAGAAGACAAAGGACTGGACCAGGACGAAGTGCTGGCACTGGAGgaagacgaggaggaggagcagaCGTTTAGATCCTCACTGCTGGACCTGTTCGCAGTGATCATGAAGCACCACCCGGAGGAGTTCATGGTGAGCTGCCAGGGAATGTGTTTGGCGTTCGCAACAGCAAACCTGGAAAAAAACGTGGAGGACGACGTGGCGCTGGCACTGTACCTGTGCGACGACATGGTGGAGTACCTGGGTCAGAGAGTGGTCTCATTCTGGGAAAAGTTCCTCCCGCACATACTGAAGCACGTGGAAAGCAGAGACGCAAACCTGAGGCAGTCGGCGTGCTACGGAGTGAGCCAGCTGGCAAAAATCCCAGAGTTCTCGTACCTGGCAAACGAGGCGGCGACGAAACTGGCGTCGGCAATGAGGATGAAGTTCCCAGCCTCGGCGAAAAACCAGCAGACGGCGAACGACAACGCAGTGGCGGCGCTGGGAGACCTGATCAAGTACCAGGGCGCGAACCTGGTGGACGCGAGCAACTACCTGAACCTGTGGCTGAAGAGCCTGCCGCTGAAGCAGGACGAGACGGAGGGCAGGAGAGTCCACAAGGAGCTGATGGAGCTGGTGATAAGC AAAAATCCAACAATACTGGGACCTGATAACGCGAACCTGGCACAGCTGGCGAAAATATTCATCTCGATATACGAAACGGACCTGTCCTCAGAAGAACTGAACAAGCAGATCATACAACTGATGAAACACCTGGGACAGGAGTTCCTGAAGCAGCTGGCGCCCTCGCTGTCCAAAAGACTACAAATGCAGTTGAAAATTATCGCAAAGTTACTGTAA
- a CDS encoding uncharacterized protein (WD40 repeat-like domain containing protein) has product MSGDDDNLHFNLESSPTKSLVSIPDTDDKLNISFFYAVDDSTELKSKFALSQYEIFSHSHAYSKKNFSGYSHDFFANCGSQISCIDFIQNDLYPSLGDSILILVGTSSINQYLESVGEYHTYVHLYVLNFCASDPKPDQPIVDLSFLCLTPIKNDDCVRLKWVKINYVTGYLFAVILLKGGCVKLCRFNVASLSKLLKSDEPASKRVLEPDYLWQFDRGASGPRRFTCFDISYNVNDALITLACGSNDGFVDLWNFNLSLFQSFSSESADSEYIPSHKKIQILYGMTSNLLTREITEISFLPLPNSYVLAVGTFLKGLILWDTRFSQLEGEIRTYNIGKPITCVTWTPNSQYVLVGASTGMLLEWQTRHNTIIVSYEKLTKSKSSNLLDNICWSAHASEDAVYFAFDSGETIEIKTSNVLRKSIKEDAMIFKWKLDVEGTKPPDEFPPYKTSPSHIESINNAITAKFLQDWSNAKKYGVTVTKCFEGVTVDEPQTHVRNKVFALTTLVRSLLM; this is encoded by the exons ATGTCTGGAGATGACGATAATCTTCATTTCAATTTGGAATCTTCACCTACCAAATCATTGGTTTCCATTCCAGATACCgatgataaattaaatatttcattCTTTTAC GCAGTTGATGATTCTACCGAGCTTAAGAGTAAATTTGCCTTGAGTCAATATGAAATATTTTCACACAGTCACGCATATTCCAAAAAGAACTTCTCAGGCTACTCCCATGACTTCTTCGCAAACTGCGGGTCTCAAATCAGTTGCATCGACTTCATCCAAAATGACCTGTATCCCAGCCTGGGAGACTCCATTTTAATACTGGTTGGCACGAGCTCCATCAACCAATACCTGGAAAGTGTCGGAGAGTATCACACCTATGTTCATTTGTACGTGCTAAATTTCTGTGCCAGTGATCCGAAACCAGATCAGCCCATTGTTGATTTAAGTTTTCTGTGTCTGACCCCAATCAAG AACGACGACTGCGTTAGACTGAAGTGGGTCAAGATTAACTATGTAACGGGATACCTCTTCGCCGTAATATTGCTGAAAGGCGGATGTGTAAAACTGTGTAGATTCAATGTTGCGAGTCTGAGCAAGTTGCTCAAATCCGACGAACCAGCGAGTAAAAG AGTCTTGGAGCCCGATTACTTGTGGCAATTTGACCGTGGCGCGTCCGGGCCCAGGCGCTTCACCTGCTTCGACATTTCCTATAACG TCAATGACGCACTGATAACACTGGCCTGCGGAAGCAACGACGGATTCGTTGATCTCTGGAATTTCAACCTCAGCCTGTTTCAGAGTTTCTCGTCTGAGTCCGCCGACAGTGAATACATTCCATCACATAAAAAGATCCAGATTCTCTACGGAATGACCAGCAACCTTTTAACG AGGGAGATCACTGAAATATCGTTCCTTCCCCTTCCAAACTCGTATGTGCTCGCAGTGGGAACCTTTTTGAAGGGCCTGATCTTGTG GGACACCCGCTTCTCCCAGTTAGAGGGTGAGATACGGACCTACAACATCGGCAAGCCTATAACCTGCGTCACCTGGACGCCTAACAGCCAGTACGTGCTGGTCGGAGCCTCCACAGGCATGCTGCTGGAGTGGCAGACTAGGCATAACACAATTATAGTGTCCTACGAGAAACTGACCAAGAGCAAGTCATCGAATCTCCTCGACAACATTTGCTGGAGTGCGCACGCCTCCGAAGATGCTGTGTACTTCGCGTTCGACAGCGGCGA GACCATTGAAATAAAGACTAGTAACGTGCTCAGGAAGAGCATAAAGGAAGACGCTATGATCTTTAAGTGGAAACTGGACGTTGAAGGTACCA AGCCACCGGACGAATTCCCGCCTTACAAGACTTCACCATCTCACATAGAATCGATAAACAACGCCATCACAGCGAAGTTCCTACAAGACTGGTCGAACGCGAAGAAGTACGGAGTCACCGTCACCAAGTGCTTCGAGGGAGTTACTGTGGATGAGCCTCAGACGCATGTGCGCAATAAGGTTTTCGCGCTCACGACGTTAGTCAGGAGTCTGCTAATGTGA
- a CDS encoding uncharacterized protein (RNA recognition motif, RNP-1 domain containing protein), which produces MTDSSIDNYQCYIGCLHHSIGDEEFLTLAKCFSTNVVCSKIVRSQSSSTHLGYGFVQYTDHHSSDEAIILMQGVYAKGFPLVVRSTSNYTSSFDNEQPQSTTNTTVHVSNLSDDTTKEEVMDLAKRFGDVESINMVTDRTISCFWALHSNEPKSYDRKLIDKEREDEVNTL; this is translated from the exons aTGACTGATAGTTCAATTGATAACTACCAATGTTACATTGGATGTCTTCACCACT CAATTGGAGATGAGGAATTTCTAACCTTAGCTAAATGTTTTTCAACCAATGTAGTTTGTTCGAAG ATTGTGAGGAGCCAGAGCTCCAGCACGCACCTGGGATACGGGTTTGTGCAGTATACTGACCACCACTCCTCCGACGAGGCCATAATTCTCATGCAAGGAGTGTACGCCAAGGGGTTTCCCCTGGTAGTAAGATCCACCTCCAACTACACTTCGTCCTTCGATAATGAGCAGCCGCAGTCCACAACTAACACCACGGTCCACGTGAGCAACTTAAGCGACGACACGACCAAGGAGGAGGTGATGGACTTGGCGAAGCGCTTTGGGGACGTTGAGTCAATCAACATGGTCACTGACCGG ACAATCTCGTGTTTCTGGGCTCTGCACTCAAATGAACCGAAGTCGTACGATCGCAAATTAATAGACAAGGAGCGGGAGGACGAGGTAAATACACTctaa